The sequence AAACCAAAAATTCCACTTAATATTCCATTTTTAGGAAAAAAAAGATAAAATGTTATTGGAAACCATAGGCTAAAAAATAAAAATTTATGCATTATAGATTGATAAATTTTCAGTATAAGTTTTCCTACAAAAAAAATTCTTAATCCTATCAATAACAATAATAAAGGAAAAAAAAAGGCACTAATTCCTATTCCACAGTAAATCAAATAGTGAGAAATAGTTGCTCCAATTTTTCCAAGTAAATTTTCTACCACTATTCCTTCATCAAGAAATTTTCCTATTTGACTTTGATCATTCTTCCAATGGAAAAGGAAAGAAAAAAAGCTTAAGAATAAAAAGATGCTGTTTCCTAGTAAAAAAAAACCAAAAATAGTTTCAATAATATTTTTTTTATGAAAATTTTTGTACATCCAATGTTTTTTTTACATAACTCAATGTTTATTCTATGCAAAATAGGGTATTTTTGATAATTTGTTCAGATAAACTAGATGAAAAATAGGTATTTTTTATTTTTGTTTGGTATGAAAATAGGACTTTATTTTGGATCATTCAACCCCATTCATTTAGGACATGTTATTCTTGCTAATCATATAGTAGAATTTTTAGATATAGATCATATTTGGTTCGTGGTTTCTCCACAAAATCCACTAAAAAAAAAACGAATCTTTTAGATTATGTTCATAGAATGAAAATGGTACGTATAGCCATTTCGAATTATGAAAAAATGAGTGTTTTGGATATAGAATCTGGATATTATCCTTCTTATACCATTCATACACTTGATGCAATAGAGAAAAAATATCCTAAAGAAAAATTTACTCTCATTCTTGGAATAGATTCTTTCTATTCCATGAACAAATGGAAAGATTATAAAATTATTTTGAATAAATATGATGTTTTTGTATATCCTCGTATTGGTTTTTGTTCTAATCATTTTTTTATTCCTATTCGACATAATAAAATATTGTTTTTGAAAGCCCCAATTATTGAAATATCTTCTTCTTTCATTCGAAGTTCCATTCAAAATGGAAAAAATATGAAACCTTTACTTCAACCGGAAGTTTGGGATTATATGAACAAACATAAGTTCTATAGAAAAAAATAAAATTTAGAATGAATTTTTGTAAAGGTAATATTGGTAGGCTTTTTTTAATAATATTTTAAATTCAAGTTCCAAAAATATTTTTTCTATGGAATTCCAGTTCGGTTTTTTTATATAAAATTTTTCCTCATGGAAATAGAAAAGGGGGATGTTAGTCACAATAGTGGCTAATTTTTTAGATAAAAAACCTAATTTTTTATTTTTTTCAATATTTTTTTTTATTTTACCACGAAGGTGATGGGTAGAATTTAAAAATTTTTCAAGACTTCCATATTTTTGAATAAATTCTTTTGCCTTTTTTTCTCCTATTCCTGGTAATCCTGGAATATTATCAGAAGAATCTCCCATCATACTCCATAAATCTATAACTTTTTTTGGACTTGAAACTCCAAAGTTTTCTTTTATTTCCTCAATTCCTAATATTCTTTTTGGTTCCCCTTTAAAAGGAGGTCTGTAAATTTTTATATTCTTTGTTACAAGTTGGCAAAAATCTTTATCTAAAGTAATGATATAAATCATATATCCTTTTTTTTCTGCTTTTTTGGCTATAGTTCCAATAACATCATCTGCTTCGTACCCATATTTAGCATACAAAAAGTAAATTCTAAACGATTTTAAAATCTTTATAAGATAAGGAATAGCAATAGAAATATCTTTTGGTTTTTTTTTTCTATGATCTTTATATTTATGGTATTCTTTTTTACGAATAATTTGATTACTGTAATCAAAAATAGTGGCCATATAGGAAGGCTTTTCCTCATTCAGTAGATTCATCAACAAAGAGGTAAAATTTAGTATAGGAGAAGTGTTTATTCCTTTGGAAGTTAAAAGAGGTTTTTTTATAAAAGCATAATATCCTTGATAAAGAATTGTGTATGCATCTATTAAAAATAATTTTTTATTATTCATATTGCATCATTAATGATGAATCTTTATAAGATTAATTTTGTCAATAAAAGATAGTTATAATTTATGAAAGAATCCAAATATACAGTAACAGCTGCATTACCATATGCTAATGGACCAATACATATAGGTCATTTATCTGGAGTTTATTTACCCGCAGATATTTTTGTTCGTTATCTTAGACGAAAGAACAAAGAGGTCCTTTTTATATGTGGTTCGGATGAACATGGAGCTCCTATTCCCATACAAGCTAAAAAGGAAAAGACGACTCCTAAAGCAATAGTCGATAAATATCATTTCTTGATCAAAGATAGCTTTACCAATTTTGGTATACATTTTGATAATTATTCCAGAACTTCTACAGTTATTCATCACGAAATTTCTACTTCTTTTTTTAAGAAACTTCATAAAGAAAAAAAAATTTTTGAAAAAGTATCTGAACAATATTATGACAACGAAGCTAAACAATTTTTGGCGGATAGATATATATCCGGAATATGTCCTCATTGCAAAAAGAAAGAAGCTTATGGAGATCAATGCGAAAATTGTGGGTCTTCGTTAAGTCCTGAAGAATTAATAGATCCACGATCTACTATCAGTGGAAGTATTCCAATTTTGAAAAAAACAAAACATTGGTATTTACCTTTAAACAAATATCAAAATTTTTTAGAAAAATGGATTTTAAAGGATCATAAAAAAGATTGGAAAGGGAATGTCTATGGACAAGCAAAATCATGGTTGGATAAAGGCTTAAAACCTCGTTCTATTACAAGGGATCTTAATTGGGGGGTTCCTATTCCATTGATTACAACAACAAAAAAAGAAGTAAGAGAAAAAGTACTATATGTATGGTTTGAAGCTCCCATAGGCTATATATCCTCTACCATAGAATGGGCAAAACGAAAAAAAAAAGATTGGAAGCCTTATTGGAAAAATGAAAATACTAAACTCATTCAATTTATAGGAAAAGATAATATTGTATTTCATTGCATTATTTTTCCAGTTATACTCAAAGCGTATAATAATGGATATATTTTACCGTATAAGATACTTGCTAATGAATTTCTTCATTTAGAAGATGAAAAAATTTCAACTTCTAGAAATTGGGGAGTGTGGCTTCATGAATACTTAAAAGATTTTCCCAATCAACAGGATCCACTTCGTTACATTCTTATAGCTAACATGCCAGAAAAAAAAGATAATAATTTTAATTGGAAAGATTTTCAAAGAAAAAATAATACTGAATTGGTAGCTGTATTTGGAAATTTTGTGAATCGAAGTCTAACTTTAATTCAAAAATATAACAATGGGATTATTCCAAATCCTGGAATTTTATCCATCATGGATAAACATATTTTAAAAAAAATAAGAAAATACCCAGAAAATATAGGAAAATTGATCGAATCTTTTAGATTTCGTGAAGCTTTAGTCTATTTTATGGATTTGGCTAGAATGGGCAACAAGTATTTAACCGAAGAAGAACCTTGGAAAGGGTTTACAAATCAACAACGATTAGAGACCATTCTTTATGTTTCTTTCCAAATCGTTGGAATGTTAGCGCAATTGTCAGAGCTATTTCTTCCATATACTGCAAATAAATTATTTAAAATGCTTCGTTTGAAAACTCTTTTTTGGAATAAAATAGAAAACAAAGAAGAAATTATATGTCCAGGACATGTATTGGGTAAATCTACATTGTTATTTCAAAAAATAACCAATGGAAGTATTGAAAAACAACTAAGAAAATTAGGAAAAAGAACCCTAACCCTGTGAGTCAACCGTTGTTTTCCTAAGTCCCTTCCCCTTAAAAGCGGAGAGAGAGGGATTCGAACCCCCGGAGGAAAAAACCTCAACGGTTTTCAAGACCGACGCAATTAGCCACTCTGCCATCTCTCCATCTTTCTTTTCTTTACGGATTATTTTATAATAAGGATAAATTAATCACATCATTCATATCTCTAACATAATCAAAGGTTAATCCTTTTAAGTGGTCTTGTTTGATTTCTTCCACATCTTTTTTATTATCCTGTGAAAGAATAACATCTTTAATATTAGCCCTTCTTGCCGCTAAAATTTTCTCTTTAATTCCTCCTACAGGTAAGACTTTTCCTCTTAAAGTAATTTCACCGGTCATAGCTAAATGAGGTCTTAATTTTCTTTTTGTATAACTGGAAACAAGAGAAGTCAACATAGCAATTCCTGCAGATGGCCCATCTTTAGGTACAGCCCCTTCAGGGACATGTACATGCACATTTTGTTCTTCAAACATTTTAGGATCAATGTTTAATTCCTCATAATGAGCTTTAATATATTGCAAAGCGATTGTCGCAGATTCTTTCATAACGGTTCCTAAATTTCCGGTAATACTCAAATTTCCTTTTCCTTTGGACAAACTGGATTCAATATATAAAATATCTCCCCCAAAATTAGTCCAAGCCAAACCTGTAACTACACCTGGGACATTATTGACTTCATAACGATCTGGATCATTTGGAATTCCAAGAATTTCCTCTATTTTTTCAATACTTAAACGTTTCACATATTTTCTATTCATAGCAATATTCTTTGCTGCGTAACGTGCTAATTTTGCAATATTTTTTTCTAGAGTTCTTAGTCCAGATTCCCTAGTATAACTTTCAATAACTTTTTCAATTTGTTTAGTCCCAAGTATTAAATCTGATTTTTTCAATCCATTTTCTTTCAGTTGTTTAGGTAGAATATGCTTTTTGACAATGGGGGTTTTTTCTTCCACCGTGTATCCATTCATTTCTATGACTTCCATCCTATCTATAAGAGCTGGTTGGATGTTGGAAAGAGAATTTGCTGTAGCAATAAACAATACTTTTGATAAATCATAACCCATTTCCAAAAAATTATCGTAAAAAGAGGTATTTTGTTCTGGGTCTAAAACTTCTAACATAGCAGAAGAAGGATCTCCATTAGTTCCTAATCCAATCTTATCTATTTCGTCAATCACAAAAACAGGATTTGAAGTTCCTACTTTTCGTATGGATTGTAATAGCCTTCCTGGCATAGCTCCAATATAAGTCCTTCTATGACCACGTATTTCAGATTCATCGTGTAAACCTCCTAAAGAAACACGTACATATTTTCTTTTAAGAGCGGTAGCTATAGATCTACCCAAAGAGGTTTTACCGACTCCAGGTGGACCATAAAAGCATAGAATAGGAGAACGCATATCTCCTCTTAATTTTAATACAGCTAGATATTCTATAATACGTTCTTTCACTTTTTCTAAACCGTAATGATCTCTATCCAATATTTTTTGGGCAAATTCTAAATCAAAATTATCCTTTGAGTATCGTTCCCATGGTAGATCTATCATCAATTCTAGATAATTTCTTTGCACCGTATATTCTGGCATTTGAGGATTAGTCCTTTGCATTTTAAGTAGTTCTCTATCGAATTGTTTTTTAGCCTCTTTAGGCCATTTCTTTCTGGAAGCTTTGGCACGCATTTCATCAATTTCTTTTTCATAAGAAATATCCCCTAATTCTTCTTGTATGGCTTTAATTTGTTGATGCAAAAAATATTCTCTCTGTTGTTGATCCATATCACTACGAACACGAGATTGAATATCGTTTTTTAACTTTATTTGTTGATGTTCTACGTTAAGAAAACGTAACGTCTCCATAGCCCTTTTTTTTAAATCATCGTACTCTAACAATTTTTGTTTGTCTCTAGTAGCTAAATTCATATTAGCGGCTACAAAATTAATTAAAAAAGAAGGACTTTCTATGTTCCGAATAGCAATACTTGCCTCGGATGGAATATTTGGATTATCCTGAATGATTTTTATAGCAATTTCCTTGATGGATTCAACTAAAGCAAGGTATTCCTTATCCTTGCAAGAAGGTTTTTTTTCTTCTAAAGCTAGAATTTCCGCTTTAAAATATGGATTTTTTTGAATGAAACGGTTTACTTTAAATCTTCTTTTTCCCTGTAAAATAACAGTGGTATTTCCATCAGGCATTTTTAACAACTTCAATATCTTAGCAACTGTTCCTATAGAGTACAAATCTTTTTCACTAATATTTTCTATTACGGAATTTTTTTGTGTTAATACTCCAACCGTTTTATCAAATCCATAAGCATCTTGTAATAGTTGGATGGATCCACTTTTTCCTGCTATAATTGGAAAAACAATCCCAGAATACAAAACCATATTTCTCACTGTTAATATACATAATTGTTCTGGAATGTCATCTTTAAGAAGCTGATCTTCTTCATCTTGACTCATTAAAGGAATAAACTCAGCTTCAGACTCGAATCCAGATTCGGTAAATATATTTTTTAGTAACATAAAAAAAATAGATTTCTTATGATGATCAATAATACAATCACCAACTGACCAAATGAATGAATAAATATACTGTTTTATCTATGAAAAACAAAACCATCCATATAGACTACTTTTTGTTTGAAACTATTTGATTCTGTTAAAGTTTTATTTCTTTTTTAGCCTTTTCAATGAGATCTATAAAAACATCTTCATTCAAAATTTGTACATTATTTTTATTCATTCCTTTTTCTAATTTTGAACCAAAGTTTTTTCCAACAACAATGAAATTAATTTTATTATTCACAGTATTAAATACTCTCCCACCTAAAAGTTCTATCATATTTTTAGCTGTATGACGAGTCATACAAGATAGTTTTCCTGTGAATACAAAAGATTTTCCTTCAATCATGCTTTTAATCCTGGAAGATTTTTTGTAAAAATTTAATCCCTGTTCTATAAGTCTTTCCACCATTGTTTTGTTTTCTATAATTGAGAAATAAGTTTTTATACTGTTTGCTATCTTTTTTCCTATTCCTGAAATAGATGTTAGAATATTGGAATCCGCATTCATTAAATCTTTTACATTCGTAAAAATTTCTGTTAACCTTTTAGCCATCTGTTCTCCTACATGAGGAATACCTAATCCATATAGAACTCTATGATAAGAATGGTTTTTGGATTGTTCAATATTTTTTATCATACTATCTGCTAATTTTTCTTTCACTCCATCTATTTTAATAATTTCTTCCTTTTTTAATCGATATAAATCGTAAATACTGTATAAAAAACCATTTTTGTATAATCGATTAATGATTTTTTTTCCAATAGATTGTATATTCATTGCACTTACAAAATGTTGTATTTTTTCTTTGATTTGAGAAGGACATTTTCTATTTTTACAGTAGAATAATTCTTTCTCTTTTATTAAAAAACTATGACATGATGGACATGCTTTGATGAAATCTATAGGAGTGGCATTCATTAATCGTTTTTTAACATTTACTTTTGTCACTTTTGGAATAACATCTCCTCCTTTTTCCAATAGAAGATAATCCCCATAATGAAGGTTCATTTTTTGGATAAAACGATTGTTATAAAGCGAAA comes from Blattabacterium sp. (Mastotermes darwiniensis) str. MADAR and encodes:
- the lon gene encoding endopeptidase La — protein: MLLKNIFTESGFESEAEFIPLMSQDEEDQLLKDDIPEQLCILTVRNMVLYSGIVFPIIAGKSGSIQLLQDAYGFDKTVGVLTQKNSVIENISEKDLYSIGTVAKILKLLKMPDGNTTVILQGKRRFKVNRFIQKNPYFKAEILALEEKKPSCKDKEYLALVESIKEIAIKIIQDNPNIPSEASIAIRNIESPSFLINFVAANMNLATRDKQKLLEYDDLKKRAMETLRFLNVEHQQIKLKNDIQSRVRSDMDQQQREYFLHQQIKAIQEELGDISYEKEIDEMRAKASRKKWPKEAKKQFDRELLKMQRTNPQMPEYTVQRNYLELMIDLPWERYSKDNFDLEFAQKILDRDHYGLEKVKERIIEYLAVLKLRGDMRSPILCFYGPPGVGKTSLGRSIATALKRKYVRVSLGGLHDESEIRGHRRTYIGAMPGRLLQSIRKVGTSNPVFVIDEIDKIGLGTNGDPSSAMLEVLDPEQNTSFYDNFLEMGYDLSKVLFIATANSLSNIQPALIDRMEVIEMNGYTVEEKTPIVKKHILPKQLKENGLKKSDLILGTKQIEKVIESYTRESGLRTLEKNIAKLARYAAKNIAMNRKYVKRLSIEKIEEILGIPNDPDRYEVNNVPGVVTGLAWTNFGGDILYIESSLSKGKGNLSITGNLGTVMKESATIALQYIKAHYEELNIDPKMFEEQNVHVHVPEGAVPKDGPSAGIAMLTSLVSSYTKRKLRPHLAMTGEITLRGKVLPVGGIKEKILAARRANIKDVILSQDNKKDVEEIKQDHLKGLTFDYVRDMNDVINLSLL
- the metG gene encoding methionine--tRNA ligase, producing MKESKYTVTAALPYANGPIHIGHLSGVYLPADIFVRYLRRKNKEVLFICGSDEHGAPIPIQAKKEKTTPKAIVDKYHFLIKDSFTNFGIHFDNYSRTSTVIHHEISTSFFKKLHKEKKIFEKVSEQYYDNEAKQFLADRYISGICPHCKKKEAYGDQCENCGSSLSPEELIDPRSTISGSIPILKKTKHWYLPLNKYQNFLEKWILKDHKKDWKGNVYGQAKSWLDKGLKPRSITRDLNWGVPIPLITTTKKEVREKVLYVWFEAPIGYISSTIEWAKRKKKDWKPYWKNENTKLIQFIGKDNIVFHCIIFPVILKAYNNGYILPYKILANEFLHLEDEKISTSRNWGVWLHEYLKDFPNQQDPLRYILIANMPEKKDNNFNWKDFQRKNNTELVAVFGNFVNRSLTLIQKYNNGIIPNPGILSIMDKHILKKIRKYPENIGKLIESFRFREALVYFMDLARMGNKYLTEEEPWKGFTNQQRLETILYVSFQIVGMLAQLSELFLPYTANKLFKMLRLKTLFWNKIENKEEIICPGHVLGKSTLLFQKITNGSIEKQLRKLGKRTLTL
- a CDS encoding 5'-3' exonuclease H3TH domain-containing protein, coding for MNNKKLFLIDAYTILYQGYYAFIKKPLLTSKGINTSPILNFTSLLMNLLNEEKPSYMATIFDYSNQIIRKKEYHKYKDHRKKKPKDISIAIPYLIKILKSFRIYFLYAKYGYEADDVIGTIAKKAEKKGYMIYIITLDKDFCQLVTKNIKIYRPPFKGEPKRILGIEEIKENFGVSSPKKVIDLWSMMGDSSDNIPGLPGIGEKKAKEFIQKYGSLEKFLNSTHHLRGKIKKNIEKNKKLGFLSKKLATIVTNIPLFYFHEEKFYIKKPNWNSIEKIFLELEFKILLKKAYQYYLYKNSF